A stretch of the Comamonas testosteroni TK102 genome encodes the following:
- a CDS encoding GntR family transcriptional regulator gives MTPASPQHIAERVVEAILAQKLAPGERLGEQELANNFDVSRTVVREALMQLQARGFVQVQARRGWYVVQPSAAEAMDAFSARRIIETGILQEAGKPLQRVITRLRRHIAQEQKAIAGADSATRAFLLADFHVCLAEQMGHRLLADTLRDLTARTTLAATLYQSTHSASQSCAEHERIVAALERGDTEGAKALLLEHIGMVERSLEIRATEAEEPGDRLRATLAPVLKR, from the coding sequence ATGACTCCTGCCTCTCCACAGCACATCGCGGAACGCGTCGTCGAAGCCATCCTGGCCCAGAAACTGGCACCCGGCGAACGGCTGGGAGAGCAGGAGCTGGCCAACAACTTCGACGTCAGCCGCACCGTGGTGCGCGAGGCGCTGATGCAGCTGCAGGCTCGCGGCTTTGTCCAGGTCCAGGCCCGCAGGGGCTGGTACGTGGTCCAGCCTTCGGCTGCCGAGGCCATGGACGCGTTCTCAGCCCGGCGGATCATCGAGACCGGCATATTGCAGGAGGCCGGCAAGCCGCTGCAGCGCGTCATCACCAGACTGCGCCGCCATATCGCCCAGGAGCAGAAAGCCATCGCCGGGGCGGACAGCGCCACACGCGCCTTCCTGCTTGCGGATTTCCATGTCTGCCTGGCCGAACAGATGGGACACCGGCTGCTGGCCGACACGCTGCGCGATCTGACGGCACGCACCACCCTGGCTGCCACGCTCTATCAGTCCACGCACAGCGCCAGCCAGTCCTGCGCCGAGCACGAGCGCATCGTGGCCGCCCTGGAACGCGGCGACACCGAGGGTGCCAAGGCACTGCTGCTGGAACATATAGGCATGGTGGAGCGCTCGCTGGAAATCCGTGCAACCGAGGCCGAGGAGCCCGGCGACCGGCTGCGTGCCACGCTCGCACCTGTGCTCAAGAGGTAG
- a CDS encoding C4-dicarboxylate transporter DctA: MRRFVRSLFGQVVIALILGVLAGLLAPEWAVKLKPLGDGFIKLIKMIIPILVFCVVVHGIAGAGDLKRVGRVGVKALIYFEVLTTIALGMGLVLAFVFEPGVGMNVDTSKLDASAMAAYASNADKLTSGGTVDFLMKLIPTTVVEAFAKGDVLQVLLFAVLFGCALTMLGERGKPVSDLVDALSMALFKVMGIIIKLAPLGVLGAIAFTVGQYGIGSLKQLGMLVALFYVSVLIFVFVVLGLVMRLSGFSLIKLLRYLREELTIVFATTSSDSVLPQIMAKLRNMGVRDSTVGLVIPTGYSFNLDAFSIYITLAAVFIAQATNTPISMSDLLTILAIALVTSKGAHGVPGSAIVVLAATLHAIPAIPAIGLVLVLSVDWFMGIARALGNLIGNCVATVAIAAWEGDIDRERAHAVLDGRAEPRTEDEEPASAMVPPVIVPIPHSSH, encoded by the coding sequence ATGCGCCGCTTTGTCAGATCACTGTTCGGACAGGTGGTGATCGCACTCATACTGGGTGTGCTCGCCGGACTGCTGGCCCCTGAATGGGCCGTGAAACTCAAACCCCTGGGCGATGGCTTCATCAAGCTCATCAAGATGATCATTCCCATACTGGTGTTCTGCGTGGTCGTGCACGGCATTGCCGGCGCGGGCGACCTCAAGCGCGTCGGTCGCGTGGGCGTCAAGGCCCTGATCTATTTCGAGGTGCTGACCACCATCGCCCTGGGCATGGGCCTGGTGCTGGCCTTTGTCTTCGAGCCCGGCGTGGGCATGAACGTGGACACCAGCAAGCTCGACGCCTCGGCCATGGCGGCCTACGCCAGCAATGCCGACAAGCTGACCAGCGGCGGCACGGTGGATTTCCTGATGAAGCTCATTCCCACCACCGTGGTGGAAGCCTTCGCCAAGGGCGACGTGCTGCAGGTGCTGCTGTTCGCCGTGCTGTTCGGCTGCGCGCTGACCATGCTGGGCGAGCGCGGCAAGCCCGTCTCCGATCTGGTGGACGCCTTGTCCATGGCCCTGTTCAAGGTCATGGGCATCATCATCAAGCTGGCACCGCTGGGCGTGCTGGGCGCCATCGCCTTTACCGTGGGCCAGTACGGCATAGGCTCGCTCAAGCAGCTGGGCATGCTGGTGGCGCTGTTCTACGTCTCGGTGCTGATCTTCGTGTTCGTGGTGCTGGGCCTGGTGATGCGCCTGTCGGGCTTCAGCCTGATCAAGCTGCTGCGCTATCTGCGCGAGGAACTGACCATCGTCTTCGCGACCACCTCGTCCGACAGCGTGCTGCCACAGATCATGGCCAAGCTGCGCAACATGGGTGTGCGCGACTCCACCGTGGGCCTGGTGATTCCCACCGGCTACTCGTTCAACCTGGACGCGTTCTCCATCTACATCACGCTGGCAGCGGTCTTCATCGCCCAGGCCACCAACACCCCCATCAGCATGTCCGACCTGCTGACCATTCTGGCCATCGCGCTGGTGACCTCCAAGGGCGCGCACGGCGTACCGGGCTCGGCCATCGTGGTGCTGGCCGCCACCCTGCATGCCATCCCCGCCATCCCTGCGATCGGCCTGGTGCTGGTGCTGTCGGTGGACTGGTTCATGGGCATTGCACGCGCTCTGGGCAATCTGATCGGCAACTGCGTGGCCACCGTGGCCATCGCCGCCTGGGAAGGCGACATCGACCGCGAACGTGCCCATGCGGTACTTGACGGCAGAGCTGAGCCACGAACCGAGGACGAAGAGCCTGCATCTGCTATGGTGCCGCCTGTCATCGTCCCCATCCCTCACTCCAGCCACTGA
- the cls gene encoding cardiolipin synthase, translated as MTWLLLTLHVLLITGFGLRILLRRDMRPDVRLAWLMVIVLLPYASCLLYYLFGEVALGRVPGRRRLNVREFCQSHSSAATDADRSPQALPTIPGQWLPAFRYASSINGFMPLPGHRAELMRDGAHARAQMLADMDAARHEINVLYYIWLDDGTGTDMAHALMRAAQRGVTCRAMVDGLGSRALTRSPLWQQMRQAGVHLAIALPISNLLKVMLTSRIDLRNHRKITLIDGRINYCGSQNCADEGFHIKARYAPWVDIMLRLQGPVVTQMQQAFASDWAQSDASLSPPAIEAEAGAAADDGFHAVAIAEGPTERARSTPQLVACLLACAQREVVISTPYFVPDSTVLDALCAAALRQVQVTLILPARNDSWIVGAVSRSHYWRLLSAGVHIHEFRPGLLHAKTLCLDGSVSLIGSTNLDLRSFDLNFENNVLLHDEATTQAIRQRQQSYLRDSDAVTLEQVRATRWWKRIWDNLLGALSPLL; from the coding sequence ATGACCTGGCTGCTGCTGACTCTTCATGTATTGCTGATCACCGGTTTCGGCCTGCGCATCCTGCTGCGCCGGGACATGCGGCCCGACGTGCGCCTGGCCTGGCTCATGGTCATCGTGCTGCTGCCCTATGCGAGCTGCCTGCTGTACTACCTTTTTGGCGAGGTAGCCCTGGGCCGCGTACCAGGCCGCAGAAGACTCAATGTGCGCGAGTTCTGCCAGTCCCACAGCAGCGCCGCTACCGATGCCGACCGCAGCCCGCAGGCACTGCCGACCATTCCCGGTCAATGGCTGCCGGCCTTTCGCTATGCCTCGTCCATCAACGGCTTTATGCCGCTGCCCGGCCACAGGGCCGAGCTGATGCGCGATGGCGCGCATGCCCGGGCGCAGATGCTGGCCGACATGGATGCCGCACGCCACGAGATCAACGTGCTGTACTACATCTGGCTGGACGACGGCACCGGCACCGATATGGCCCATGCCCTGATGCGTGCCGCGCAGCGCGGCGTGACCTGCCGGGCCATGGTCGACGGACTGGGCTCGCGCGCACTGACGCGCTCGCCACTTTGGCAGCAGATGCGGCAGGCCGGCGTGCACCTGGCGATTGCCCTGCCCATCAGCAATCTGCTCAAGGTCATGCTGACCAGCCGCATCGACCTGCGCAACCACCGCAAGATCACGCTCATAGATGGCAGGATCAACTATTGCGGCAGCCAGAACTGCGCCGACGAAGGCTTTCACATCAAGGCTCGCTATGCCCCCTGGGTGGACATCATGCTGCGCCTGCAGGGCCCCGTGGTCACGCAGATGCAACAGGCTTTTGCCAGCGACTGGGCGCAGTCCGATGCCAGCCTTTCACCACCGGCCATCGAGGCCGAGGCCGGCGCTGCCGCTGACGACGGCTTCCATGCCGTTGCGATTGCCGAAGGGCCGACGGAAAGAGCACGCTCGACCCCCCAGCTGGTTGCCTGCCTGCTGGCCTGTGCGCAGCGCGAAGTCGTGATCTCCACCCCCTACTTCGTACCCGACAGCACGGTGCTCGATGCGTTGTGCGCCGCCGCGCTGCGCCAGGTGCAGGTCACCCTGATACTGCCCGCCCGCAATGACTCCTGGATCGTCGGCGCCGTCAGCCGCAGCCACTACTGGCGGCTGCTGAGCGCTGGCGTCCATATCCACGAATTCCGCCCCGGCCTGCTGCATGCCAAGACCCTGTGCCTGGACGGCTCGGTCAGCCTGATCGGCTCCACGAATCTGGACCTGCGCAGCTTTGACCTGAACTTCGAGAACAATGTGTTGCTGCACGACGAAGCCACTACCCAGGCCATCCGTCAGCGCCAGCAAAGCTATCTGCGCGATTCCGATGCGGTGACGCTGGAACAGGTGCGTGCCACTCGCTGGTGGAAACGCATCTGGGACAACTTGCTGGGCGCCTTGAGCCCGCTGCTGTAA
- a CDS encoding ammonium transporter — translation MEMVPLTAIDKADTGWVMVASALVLLMTLPGIALFYAGLVRRKNVVNTMVAVFAVACVVTLTWFGLGYSLAFTAESPWLGNLGRAWFASLHFDGRRSVISVSHLAPHLPEAAYALFQAAFAIITTSLIVGAVVERMRFAALVVFAALWSVVVYAPVAHWVWESGGWLNQLGALDFAGGAVVHVNAGVAALVCAFMMGRRRGYGTEPFEPHSLGWTAMGTALLLFGWFGFNAGSALSADGRAALAFVVTLVAASAAGLAWMVVEWLVRGAPTLLGLLSGMVGGLVAITPAAGFVQVGSAVWIGLIAGAVCFWGATWLKRRLGVDDSLDVFGVHGVGGIAGSILTAVFADPLIAGTGATVLNQLIAVAAVAAYSAAATAGVLVLIRLLMPLRVDAVQEMEGLDISLHLERQH, via the coding sequence ATGGAAATGGTGCCATTGACTGCCATCGACAAGGCAGATACCGGTTGGGTCATGGTTGCGTCGGCGCTGGTCTTGCTGATGACCTTGCCGGGCATCGCCCTGTTCTATGCGGGGCTGGTGCGTCGCAAGAATGTGGTCAACACCATGGTGGCCGTGTTCGCGGTGGCCTGTGTGGTGACCCTGACCTGGTTCGGCCTGGGCTACTCGCTGGCGTTTACGGCCGAGTCTCCCTGGCTCGGCAATCTGGGGCGCGCCTGGTTTGCCTCTTTGCACTTTGATGGCCGGCGCAGCGTGATCTCGGTCAGCCATCTGGCGCCGCATCTGCCCGAAGCGGCCTATGCCCTGTTCCAGGCCGCATTCGCCATCATCACCACCTCGCTGATCGTGGGGGCCGTGGTCGAGCGCATGCGCTTTGCGGCCCTGGTGGTGTTTGCCGCGCTGTGGAGCGTGGTGGTCTATGCCCCGGTGGCGCACTGGGTGTGGGAGAGCGGCGGCTGGCTGAACCAGCTGGGCGCACTGGACTTTGCCGGCGGTGCCGTGGTGCATGTGAACGCGGGTGTGGCTGCGCTGGTCTGTGCCTTCATGATGGGGCGCAGGCGTGGCTATGGCACCGAGCCCTTCGAGCCGCACAGCCTGGGCTGGACGGCCATGGGCACGGCGTTGCTGCTGTTCGGCTGGTTCGGCTTCAACGCCGGATCGGCCCTGTCCGCCGACGGGCGTGCAGCGCTGGCCTTTGTGGTCACGCTGGTGGCGGCCTCGGCCGCGGGGCTCGCATGGATGGTGGTGGAGTGGCTGGTGCGCGGCGCTCCGACCTTGCTGGGCCTGCTCTCGGGCATGGTGGGCGGACTGGTGGCCATCACCCCGGCTGCTGGCTTTGTGCAGGTGGGCAGTGCAGTGTGGATAGGCCTGATTGCGGGCGCTGTCTGCTTCTGGGGCGCAACCTGGCTCAAGCGCCGACTGGGGGTTGACGACTCGCTCGATGTCTTCGGCGTGCATGGCGTGGGCGGCATTGCCGGCTCCATCCTCACGGCGGTTTTTGCCGATCCCCTGATCGCGGGCACAGGCGCCACGGTGCTGAATCAGCTGATTGCGGTGGCGGCGGTGGCTGCCTACAGTGCCGCAGCCACGGCCGGGGTGCTGGTGCTGATCCGTCTGCTGATGCCGCTGCGGGTGGATGCCGTGCAGGAAATGGAAGGTCTGGATATCAGCCTGCATCTGGAGCGTCAGCACTAG
- a CDS encoding glycerophosphodiester phosphodiesterase family protein, translated as MPETMSPTHPVFALTLLAALALSACGGGDGPTPAPAPQFLTLDGKQPQVIAHRGYSGLYPEQTQMAYEKAIDAGADMIELDMHLSRDCQLVARHNAWLSDSTNIAEVAKINAYVAGRKRNTPGVLVNVKYPPIAANGPAQYLSDRIDPNNQKSVLQALVVDGEDHTGDWSISDFTLHELRTLFGGTTLDNRADRPSEWNGKLPLISAQDVIDIALARGKAAGRTIAVYAETKNPFWNNQQAIANSCGTGEHPFEDAVMALLDRNNLNRKEAPIYIQSFDPESLKYLRKAGMRAKGVQLIDGNDYNFRDGSVGYITADEWTFISGRPYSWTLAGDARTFAVMQTPAGLAEIKTYADGIGPWKPQVLAHSVVPYKDGAGLKDVNTLKDTGLIANAHKAGLVVHSFTFRSEASRLAGIFKGDPLQEYLAYYRLGIDGVFTDFTADGVKARDAYIVELKKQ; from the coding sequence ATGCCTGAAACCATGTCCCCTACCCACCCCGTCTTTGCCCTGACCTTGCTTGCCGCCCTTGCCCTGAGCGCCTGTGGCGGTGGAGACGGCCCGACGCCGGCACCTGCACCGCAGTTTCTGACGCTGGACGGCAAGCAGCCCCAGGTCATCGCCCACCGCGGCTATTCGGGCCTGTACCCCGAGCAGACACAGATGGCGTATGAGAAAGCCATCGATGCCGGTGCCGACATGATCGAGCTGGACATGCACCTGAGCCGCGACTGCCAGCTGGTGGCACGCCACAACGCCTGGCTCAGCGACAGCACCAATATCGCCGAGGTCGCCAAGATCAATGCCTATGTGGCTGGCCGCAAGCGCAACACGCCCGGCGTGCTGGTCAACGTGAAGTACCCGCCCATTGCCGCCAACGGCCCCGCGCAGTACCTGAGCGACCGCATCGATCCGAACAATCAGAAGTCGGTTCTGCAGGCTCTGGTGGTCGATGGCGAGGACCACACCGGCGACTGGTCCATCTCGGACTTCACCCTGCATGAGCTGCGCACGCTGTTTGGCGGCACCACGCTGGACAACCGCGCCGACCGCCCCAGCGAATGGAACGGCAAGCTGCCACTGATCAGCGCACAGGATGTGATCGATATCGCACTCGCCAGGGGCAAGGCGGCAGGCCGCACGATTGCCGTCTACGCCGAGACCAAGAACCCTTTCTGGAACAACCAGCAGGCCATTGCCAACAGCTGCGGAACGGGTGAGCACCCCTTCGAGGACGCCGTGATGGCGCTGCTCGACAGGAACAATCTCAACCGCAAGGAAGCGCCCATCTATATCCAGAGCTTCGACCCCGAAAGCCTGAAGTATCTGCGCAAGGCAGGCATGCGGGCCAAGGGGGTGCAGCTGATCGATGGCAACGACTACAACTTCAGGGACGGCTCCGTAGGCTATATCACTGCCGACGAATGGACCTTCATCAGCGGCCGCCCCTATAGCTGGACTCTGGCCGGCGATGCGCGCACCTTCGCGGTCATGCAGACGCCGGCAGGCCTGGCCGAGATCAAGACCTATGCCGACGGCATCGGTCCCTGGAAACCCCAGGTGCTGGCCCATTCCGTCGTTCCCTACAAGGACGGCGCAGGCCTCAAGGACGTCAACACGCTCAAGGACACCGGCCTGATCGCCAATGCGCACAAGGCCGGCCTGGTGGTGCACAGCTTCACCTTCCGCAGCGAGGCCAGCCGGCTCGCGGGCATCTTCAAGGGCGACCCGCTGCAGGAATATCTGGCTTACTACCGTCTGGGCATTGACGGCGTGTTCACCGACTTCACGGCCGATGGCGTAAAGGCCCGCGATGCCTATATTGTCGAGCTGAAAAAGCAATAG
- the trpB gene encoding tryptophan synthase subunit beta, whose product MTQNPQAMPDAQGFFGPYGGQLVPPELKQCMDEIAAAYEEIVKRQDFQDELAALFADYVGRPSPIFHARRLSDQLGGAQIHLKREDLNHTGAHKINHCLGEALLAKFMGKKKVIAETGAGQHGVALTTACALVGIPCEIHMGQVDIEKEHPNVTKMRILGCNLVPVTRGAATLKEAVDSAFEVYLQDPVNTIYAIGSVVGPHPFPMMVRDFQSIVGREAREQFQTRHGKLPDHVAACVGGGSNAMGIFTAFLGDASVHLVGVEPAGEGVDKPGRHAATLSVGKPGEIHGMKCYVLENADGTPAAVHSIASGLDYPGVGPQHSYLKDIGRVDYQSVDDKECLNAFMTLSRVEGIIPALESAHAVAWAMREAPGLGKDQHILVNLSGRGDKDADYVARKLGL is encoded by the coding sequence ATGACCCAGAACCCCCAAGCCATGCCCGATGCCCAGGGCTTCTTCGGCCCCTATGGCGGCCAGCTCGTGCCACCCGAGCTCAAGCAATGCATGGACGAGATCGCCGCAGCCTATGAAGAGATCGTCAAGCGCCAGGATTTCCAGGACGAGCTGGCCGCACTGTTTGCCGACTATGTGGGCCGACCCAGCCCCATCTTTCACGCCAGACGCCTGTCCGATCAGCTGGGCGGTGCGCAGATCCATCTCAAGCGCGAGGATCTGAATCACACGGGGGCGCACAAGATCAACCACTGCCTGGGCGAGGCACTGCTGGCCAAGTTCATGGGCAAGAAAAAAGTCATTGCCGAGACCGGCGCCGGCCAGCATGGCGTAGCCCTGACCACGGCCTGTGCGCTGGTGGGCATTCCCTGCGAGATTCACATGGGCCAGGTGGATATCGAGAAGGAACACCCCAACGTCACCAAGATGCGCATTCTGGGCTGCAATCTGGTGCCCGTCACGCGCGGCGCAGCCACGCTGAAGGAGGCCGTGGACAGCGCCTTCGAGGTCTATCTGCAGGACCCCGTCAACACCATTTACGCGATTGGCTCGGTGGTCGGCCCACACCCCTTTCCCATGATGGTGCGGGACTTCCAGTCCATCGTGGGTCGTGAGGCTCGCGAACAGTTCCAGACCCGGCACGGCAAGCTGCCCGACCATGTGGCAGCCTGCGTAGGCGGGGGCAGCAATGCCATGGGCATCTTCACGGCCTTCCTGGGTGACGCGTCCGTGCATCTGGTGGGCGTGGAGCCTGCCGGTGAAGGCGTGGACAAGCCCGGCCGCCATGCTGCCACGCTGTCGGTTGGCAAGCCCGGCGAGATTCACGGCATGAAGTGCTATGTGCTGGAGAACGCCGACGGCACGCCGGCCGCCGTGCACAGCATCGCCTCGGGCCTGGACTACCCCGGCGTGGGCCCGCAGCACAGCTATCTCAAGGACATAGGGCGCGTGGACTACCAGTCCGTGGACGACAAGGAATGCCTGAATGCCTTCATGACGCTGTCGCGTGTGGAGGGCATCATCCCGGCACTGGAAAGTGCGCACGCCGTGGCCTGGGCCATGCGCGAAGCGCCGGGGCTCGGCAAGGACCAGCATATTCTGGTCAATCTCTCGGGACGCGGCGACAAGGATGCCGATTACGTCGCCAGGAAGCTGGGGCTGTAA
- a CDS encoding DUF2868 domain-containing protein, translated as MKASSARDIVFAHALETAAAHEALPTAERCTAITQECLHAQGKTRGGGRAAFESFLQERAQRVIAAAQLPADIRAMARQRAGISRWMVLAVMAAAFALGFAGHAITDPHRVDLLSASLIGIVLWNLLVYALLLLTWLRSLLRRRKMVIAPLQPEQGQGAGAAPGGWLQKLQARKWSVSRGTGLRRMALNFERNWWQVNQRPRHAQWLVCLHLGAAMLALGALASLWLTGLTRAYQVGWESTFLSPSAVQTCLNLLFAPVQHLLGLAPWSLAQIQALQGWSAGDAADAGPRWVQLYSWLLGLMVVAPRLLLALWQGVRGWWLSQHLALPLQQPYFQRLQRDWAGRATALLVQPYSLDITPEREAALRNHVAQSYGAGAQLALLPVLAYGSPLPDASAIDAQQVLLLNLAATPEAEIHGVLLAQVLNRWGAQTDVWLWAADFRARNSGAPARVQEREQLWREFVRSAGLNATLVPGAGV; from the coding sequence ATGAAAGCCAGCTCAGCCCGCGATATTGTCTTTGCCCATGCTCTGGAAACCGCCGCTGCGCACGAGGCGCTGCCAACGGCCGAGCGCTGCACTGCCATCACGCAGGAGTGTCTGCACGCCCAGGGCAAGACCAGGGGCGGCGGCCGTGCGGCGTTCGAAAGCTTTCTGCAGGAGCGGGCGCAACGCGTGATTGCTGCGGCGCAGCTGCCTGCCGACATACGCGCGATGGCTCGGCAGCGCGCCGGCATTTCGCGCTGGATGGTGCTGGCCGTAATGGCTGCGGCGTTTGCGCTGGGTTTTGCGGGCCATGCGATCACCGACCCGCATCGGGTGGATCTGCTCTCTGCCTCCCTGATCGGTATCGTGCTGTGGAATCTGCTGGTCTATGCGCTGTTGCTGCTGACCTGGCTGCGCAGTCTGCTGCGGCGCAGGAAGATGGTGATTGCGCCGCTGCAGCCCGAACAGGGTCAGGGCGCTGGGGCAGCGCCCGGTGGCTGGCTGCAGAAGCTGCAGGCAAGGAAGTGGAGTGTTTCGCGCGGCACGGGGCTGCGCAGGATGGCGCTGAACTTCGAGCGCAACTGGTGGCAGGTCAACCAGCGGCCGCGCCATGCGCAATGGCTTGTGTGCCTGCATCTGGGGGCTGCCATGCTGGCGCTGGGCGCGCTGGCATCGCTATGGCTGACCGGCCTGACCAGGGCGTATCAAGTGGGCTGGGAGAGTACTTTTCTCTCGCCTTCCGCCGTGCAGACCTGTCTGAACCTGCTGTTTGCGCCGGTGCAGCATCTGCTGGGTCTGGCGCCGTGGAGTCTGGCCCAGATCCAGGCGCTGCAGGGCTGGTCGGCCGGTGATGCCGCAGATGCGGGGCCGCGCTGGGTGCAGCTCTACAGCTGGCTGCTGGGCTTGATGGTGGTGGCGCCGCGTCTGCTGCTTGCGCTGTGGCAGGGTGTCAGGGGCTGGTGGTTGAGCCAGCATCTGGCCTTGCCGCTGCAGCAGCCTTATTTCCAGAGGCTGCAGCGTGATTGGGCGGGACGCGCCACGGCGCTGCTGGTGCAGCCCTACAGCCTGGACATCACGCCCGAGCGCGAAGCCGCCCTGCGCAACCATGTGGCGCAGAGCTACGGCGCTGGGGCGCAGCTTGCGCTGCTGCCGGTGCTGGCCTATGGATCGCCATTGCCGGATGCTTCGGCCATTGACGCACAGCAGGTGCTGCTGCTCAACCTGGCTGCCACGCCCGAGGCGGAAATCCATGGCGTGCTGCTGGCGCAGGTATTGAACCGCTGGGGCGCGCAGACCGATGTGTGGCTATGGGCGGCGGACTTTCGTGCGCGCAACAGCGGTGCCCCGGCGCGCGTGCAGGAGCGCGAGCAGCTGTGGCGGGAATTTGTGCGCAGCGCGGGATTGAACGCGACCCTGGTGCCCGGCGCAGGAGTGTGA
- a CDS encoding DUF3482 domain-containing protein: MMSESKELVPIDRSVQWCLLSHTNIGKTTLTRTLMADDVGEIDDAAHVTTQSQRYLLQKTQQGDELWLWDTPGFGDSVRLYERLRQQGNPLGWFLSNVWDRWRDKSFYLSQRALLAARDHADVMLYLVNAAEDPADAGYWSAEMNILAWLNKPVIVLLNQIGSDTTAAQTQQDLRRWQQATQSFHSVVRDVLVLDAFTRSWWHERRMMQSIAPLLPSSKQPAYQRLLEQRAWQQQQREQASLAVMAEQLLTAAGLHEKLDPEQGRLLARAWQSLSQLTAKLGKAAEGEERLGAQAKAAVQRLLQTLRQADVQATQRLLEIHGLDGQAASQIQEQLRSQLQITTPVDAQAASLWGALTAGAATGLGADLMAGGLTLGAGALVGALLGALTFGGAAWGANKMFDQEQQSFRLSGDYLNASVSQVLLKYLLISHFGRGRGRYTSPAAPSQWSELAQLTVQAHAAQWAALWAQLREANAAGTSTDAQRVAIMELLSQSLQQIMADLYPGLNADSGVRGAESAP; encoded by the coding sequence ATGATGAGCGAGAGCAAGGAACTGGTTCCGATCGACCGCAGCGTTCAGTGGTGTCTGCTGTCGCACACCAATATCGGCAAGACCACGCTGACCCGTACGCTGATGGCCGACGACGTCGGCGAGATTGACGATGCCGCCCATGTGACCACGCAGTCACAGCGCTATCTGCTTCAGAAAACGCAGCAGGGTGATGAGCTGTGGCTTTGGGACACACCGGGTTTCGGCGACTCCGTGCGGCTCTATGAGCGCCTGCGGCAGCAAGGCAATCCGCTGGGCTGGTTTCTCAGCAATGTCTGGGATCGGTGGCGCGACAAGTCTTTTTACCTGAGCCAGCGTGCCCTGCTCGCCGCGCGCGACCATGCGGATGTGATGCTCTACCTTGTCAACGCGGCAGAAGACCCGGCCGATGCCGGCTACTGGAGCGCCGAGATGAACATACTGGCCTGGCTGAACAAGCCGGTCATCGTGCTGCTCAACCAGATCGGCAGCGACACCACGGCCGCTCAGACGCAGCAGGATCTGCGGCGCTGGCAGCAGGCGACGCAGAGCTTTCACAGCGTGGTGCGCGACGTGCTCGTGCTCGACGCCTTCACGCGCAGCTGGTGGCATGAGCGCAGGATGATGCAGAGCATTGCGCCACTGTTGCCTAGCTCCAAACAGCCCGCCTATCAGCGTCTGCTGGAGCAGCGGGCCTGGCAGCAGCAACAGCGCGAGCAGGCGAGCCTGGCGGTCATGGCAGAGCAATTGCTGACGGCTGCGGGGCTGCATGAAAAACTCGATCCCGAGCAAGGCCGGCTGCTGGCGCGTGCCTGGCAAAGCCTGAGCCAGCTCACCGCCAAGCTGGGCAAAGCGGCAGAGGGTGAAGAGCGGCTCGGAGCCCAGGCCAAGGCGGCCGTGCAGCGGCTGCTGCAGACTTTGCGTCAGGCCGATGTGCAGGCCACGCAGCGCTTGCTTGAGATTCATGGACTCGACGGTCAGGCGGCCAGTCAGATTCAGGAGCAACTGCGCAGTCAGCTTCAGATCACCACGCCTGTGGATGCGCAGGCAGCCAGCTTGTGGGGGGCGTTGACTGCCGGTGCAGCCACAGGACTGGGGGCCGATCTGATGGCCGGAGGCTTGACGCTGGGTGCCGGTGCCCTGGTGGGCGCGCTGCTGGGGGCTCTCACCTTTGGCGGGGCTGCCTGGGGAGCGAACAAGATGTTCGACCAGGAGCAGCAGAGCTTTCGACTTTCTGGCGACTATCTGAACGCCAGCGTGAGCCAGGTACTGCTCAAGTACCTGCTGATCTCGCATTTTGGCCGCGGTCGCGGGCGTTACACCAGCCCGGCGGCGCCCAGCCAATGGAGTGAGCTGGCCCAGCTCACGGTGCAGGCACATGCTGCGCAATGGGCGGCACTCTGGGCGCAGTTGCGCGAAGCAAATGCCGCAGGGACGTCCACCGATGCGCAAAGAGTCGCCATCATGGAGCTGCTCTCGCAAAGCCTGCAGCAGATCATGGCCGATCTCTATCCGGGGCTGAACGCGGACTCCGGAGTCAGAGGCGCGGAAAGCGCACCGTAA